A region from the Aegilops tauschii subsp. strangulata cultivar AL8/78 chromosome 5, Aet v6.0, whole genome shotgun sequence genome encodes:
- the LOC109772316 gene encoding uncharacterized protein has product MAAPSTLRRSPRLQARLQQGRITELPSDLLRCIAQRLPSGQDVASFRLTGRVWRDAVPLGGFAPLLMLPESQDGSATSFYRPSDGKILTANLPDLQGKVVCGSSRGWLALVDEEASVTLLNPFTGATVALPPADNKLGAVCFRKLSMDVDGRWVVHSSPNYNEVRAITLSEMRELLFRDIVLSSQPDSADCVAMAQLASSYSVAFCRVGVDRSWTVLHAELTCRIRSVVHCHGSTFLAIGESLGISICYVAGATPSVTALWRCFSPPEWICPRSYLQVDGKLHLVGTVIENNTRHTRVYMCDVFAGKRMWSRVMDVGNQTLFVSNLFMSGHAGVSIPGLMMNFVYFSEHLDGRQEDPDHKLEISDIANGKPELLTYKKKVQGFSEALCWIQPKPNLWRQDYLTPVCHVLMFIITGIEKREDMLMNERFKIEQWKSSTF; this is encoded by the exons ATGGCGGCGCCCTCCACTCTTCGGAGAAGCCCGAGACTGCAGGCGAGGCTGCAGCAGGGCCGCATCACCGAACTGCCATCCGATCTCTTGCGGTGCATCGCCCAGAGGCTCCCGTCCGGCCAAGACGTCGCCAGCTTCCGGCTCACCGGCAGGGTCTGGCGCGACGCGGTGCCGCTCGGGGGCTTCGCTCCCCTTCTGATGCTGCCGGAGTCCCAGGACGGCAGCGCCACCAGCTTCTACAGGCCGTCCGACGGCAAGATCCTCACGGCCAACCTCCCGGACCTGCAAGGGAAGGTTGTGTGCGGCTCGTCGCGCGGGTGGCTGGCGCTGGTGGACGAGGAAGCCTCCGTCACGCTCCTCAACCCCTTCACCGGCGCCACCGTCGCGCTCCCGCCGGCCGACAACAAACTTGGGGCGGTCTGCTTTAGGAAACTGTCCATGGACGTTGACGGCCGGTGGGTCGTGCATTCCTCTCCAAACTACAACGAGGTTCGTGCCATTACGCTAAGCGAGATGAGAGAGCTGCTGTTCCGCGACATCGTGCTATCCTCGCAGCCCGACTCTGCGGACTGCGTGGCCATGGCGCAGCTCGCTTCATCTTACAGCGTCGCCTTCTGTCGCGTCGGGGTTGACAGATCGTGGACGGTGCTCCACGCCGAACTGACGTGCCGCATCCGTTCGGTCGTGCACTGCCACGGCAGCACGTTCCTGGCGATCGGTGAATCCCTCGGGATCTCCATCTGCTACGTCGCCGGTGCTACTCCGAGTGTGACGGCGCTGTGGAGATGCTTCAGTCCGCCCGAATGGATCTGCCCCCGCAGCTACCTGCAAGTGGACGGCAAGCTTCACCTCGTTGGCACTGTGATTGAGAATAACACTCGCCACACCCGGGTCTACATGTGCGATGTCTTCGCCGGGAAACGGATGTGGTCTAGAGTGATGGATGTTGGCAATCAGACATTGTTCGTGTCAAATCTCTTCATGTCAGGCCATGCTGGAGTAAGCATTCCGGGGCTCATGATGAATTTTGTATACTTCTCCGAGCATCTGGATGGCCGTCAAGAGGATCCAGATCATAAGTTGGAGATATCCGACATAGCCAATGGCAAGCCGGAGTTGTTAACTTATAAGAAAAAGGTCCAGGGTTTTTCGGAGGCTCTTTGCTGGATTCAGCCGAAACCAAATCTATGGAGACAAG ATTATTTAACTCCAGTATGTCATGTACTCATGTTCATTATCACGGGTATTGAAAAAAGG